The following proteins are co-located in the Myxococcota bacterium genome:
- a CDS encoding alkaline phosphatase D family protein: MAVPRITRRRFVAGALAAPAVLRFSSVLRAPKWSAEPFSLGVASGDPLPDGFVLWTRLAPVPLSTDPASPGGMPPGDVELGYEIAADEAFSQVVQRGSAKAEAAWAHAVHLEVTGLAPARPYWYRFHAGDSTSPVGRTQTAPAPGAPLARLRVGCVSCSNYEAGWFASYRHLAAEQPDLVLFLGDYIYEYLEKSRATVRTHSDGAETKTLAGYRNRYAQYRTDPDLQRVHACAPALMTWDDHEVQNDYADRWSQDFADPDAFLARRAAAYQAFYEHMPLRAVSRPQGASLRLYDRYAFGDLVEFQVLDGRQYRSREACWSKPSHGGGHVESAKSCPELVDPARSMIGMAQEKWLADGLSHSKARWNVIAQDVMMAQLRERQADGSAGSWTDDWNGYPVSRARLLQHVHDAKVKNPVVLGGDIHSFWANDLKLDFDDPKSPVVASELIGTSISSWGPPYEKFAAFAADNPHVHFFDSRQRGYLAIDLAPERLTARFQVISDVRDPKATLSTLASFSVENGRPGPQRGS, translated from the coding sequence ATGGCCGTCCCCCGCATCACACGGCGCCGGTTCGTAGCGGGAGCGCTCGCGGCGCCGGCCGTGCTGCGCTTCTCGAGCGTGCTGCGCGCGCCGAAGTGGAGCGCCGAGCCGTTCAGCCTGGGCGTGGCCTCGGGCGACCCGCTGCCCGACGGCTTCGTGCTCTGGACCCGGCTCGCGCCCGTTCCGCTCTCGACCGACCCCGCGTCGCCCGGCGGCATGCCGCCCGGCGACGTGGAGCTGGGCTACGAGATCGCGGCCGACGAGGCGTTCAGCCAGGTCGTCCAGCGCGGCAGCGCCAAGGCCGAGGCCGCGTGGGCGCACGCGGTTCACCTCGAAGTGACCGGGCTCGCGCCCGCCCGGCCCTACTGGTACCGCTTCCACGCGGGTGACTCGACGAGCCCGGTCGGCCGCACGCAGACCGCTCCCGCGCCGGGCGCTCCGCTGGCACGGCTGCGCGTCGGCTGTGTCTCGTGCTCGAACTACGAAGCCGGGTGGTTCGCGAGCTACCGCCACCTGGCTGCCGAGCAGCCCGACCTGGTGCTGTTCCTGGGAGACTACATCTACGAGTATCTCGAGAAGAGCCGTGCCACGGTGCGCACGCACAGCGACGGCGCCGAGACCAAGACACTGGCGGGCTACCGCAACCGCTACGCGCAGTACCGCACGGACCCCGACCTGCAGCGCGTGCACGCCTGTGCGCCCGCGCTCATGACCTGGGACGACCACGAGGTGCAGAACGACTACGCCGACCGCTGGTCGCAGGACTTCGCCGACCCCGACGCGTTCCTGGCGCGGCGCGCCGCGGCCTACCAGGCTTTCTACGAGCACATGCCCCTGCGCGCCGTCTCGCGGCCACAGGGTGCGAGCCTCCGGCTCTACGACCGCTACGCGTTCGGCGACCTGGTCGAATTCCAGGTGCTCGACGGCCGCCAGTACCGCTCGCGCGAGGCCTGCTGGTCGAAGCCGAGTCACGGGGGAGGGCACGTCGAGAGCGCGAAGAGCTGCCCGGAGCTCGTCGACCCCGCGCGCTCCATGATCGGCATGGCGCAGGAGAAGTGGCTCGCCGACGGCTTGAGTCACTCGAAGGCGCGCTGGAACGTGATCGCGCAGGACGTGATGATGGCCCAGCTGCGCGAGCGCCAGGCGGACGGCAGCGCCGGCTCCTGGACCGACGACTGGAACGGCTATCCGGTGAGCCGCGCCCGGCTGCTCCAGCACGTGCACGACGCGAAGGTGAAGAACCCGGTGGTCCTGGGCGGCGACATCCACTCCTTCTGGGCGAACGACCTGAAGCTCGACTTCGACGACCCGAAGTCACCCGTGGTGGCGTCCGAGCTGATCGGCACCTCCATCTCCTCCTGGGGTCCGCCGTACGAGAAGTTCGCGGCCTTCGCCGCCGACAACCCGCACGTCCACTTCTTCGACAGCCGCCAGCGCGGCTATCTGGCGATCGACCTCGCGCCCGAGCGACTCACCGCGCGCTTCCAGGTGATCTCGGACGTGCGCGACCCGAAAGCCACGCTCTCGACGCTCGCGAGCTTCAGCGTCGAGAACGGCCGGCCCGGCCCCCAGCGCGGAAGCTGA
- a CDS encoding DMT family transporter, whose translation MSEPLTRRQAYGLLALVVLIWGANWPILKVGVSYISPLWFACARFWLGAACLFAYLAATGQLARPTRRDLPVIATVGLSQMALFQPMVNVGLTHVSAGRSAVLVYTTPLWVVPGAMLFLHERVGALKWAGVALGLLGVALLFNPASLDWSDRGLVAGSALLMAAALSWSIAVLQIRAHRWHLSPLQVTPWQLLLAALVVTPVAFLVDGGARPRSSPALWAVLAYNGPLATAFAFWAATSISRSLPAVTSSLSFLAVPAMGIAVSAAALGEVPDATLLGGFALILAGVGLVSFADLRAMG comes from the coding sequence TTGTCGGAGCCGCTCACCCGCCGCCAGGCCTACGGCCTGCTCGCGCTGGTCGTGCTGATCTGGGGCGCGAACTGGCCGATCCTGAAGGTGGGCGTGTCGTACATCTCCCCGCTGTGGTTCGCGTGCGCGCGCTTCTGGCTGGGGGCGGCCTGCCTGTTCGCGTATCTCGCGGCGACCGGCCAGCTCGCACGGCCGACGCGGCGCGACCTGCCCGTGATCGCCACCGTGGGTCTCTCGCAGATGGCGCTGTTCCAGCCCATGGTGAACGTGGGACTGACTCACGTGTCGGCGGGGCGCTCGGCGGTGCTCGTGTACACCACGCCGCTCTGGGTCGTGCCGGGCGCGATGCTCTTCCTGCACGAGCGCGTCGGGGCGCTGAAGTGGGCGGGCGTGGCGCTCGGGCTGCTCGGCGTCGCGCTGCTGTTCAACCCCGCGAGTCTGGACTGGAGCGACCGCGGCCTGGTTGCCGGCAGCGCGCTGCTCATGGCGGCGGCGCTCTCCTGGAGCATCGCGGTGCTGCAGATCCGGGCTCACCGCTGGCACCTGTCGCCGCTGCAGGTGACTCCCTGGCAGCTCCTGCTGGCGGCGCTGGTCGTGACTCCGGTGGCGTTCCTGGTCGACGGCGGCGCGCGGCCTCGGTCGTCGCCCGCGCTGTGGGCCGTGCTGGCCTACAACGGGCCACTCGCGACCGCGTTCGCGTTCTGGGCCGCGACCTCGATCTCGCGTTCCCTCCCCGCAGTCACGAGCTCGCTCTCGTTCCTGGCCGTGCCCGCGATGGGGATCGCGGTGTCCGCAGCGGCGCTGGGCGAGGTGCCCGATGCGACCTTGCTGGGCGGCTTCGCGCTGATTCTCGCCGGAGTCGGGCTCGTGAGCTTCGCCGACCTGCGCGCGATGGGGTAG
- the polX gene encoding DNA polymerase/3'-5' exonuclease PolX: MADTKQDVLDMLRDLAELTLLDEADPNSFRVRAYESAAQAIAAQATDLGKLTVKELQQIEGIGKSTAEKIRELLETGKVAKLETLRRKHPPAVVALLRVQGLGPKALAKLRAELGVASLDDLRRALAEHRVRDLAGFGAKSEEKLAQSLARLAAQGAVGRTPISVALPLAQRIVARMREVPGVTRVEICGSLRRFSETIGDVDLVVAAADPAPVMEALVSMSVVERVLGRGESKTSVVTHRGTQVDLRVVAERQFGAALLYFTGSKGHNIKLRQLALARGWTLNEYALSELEGGRVVASESEAEIYAALGLPFIPPVLREDAGELEAAARDALPAPLGPVIGDFHVHTTVSGDGRSTLDEVIAAARARGCRVLAITDHAEGTLSGVGREALLEQRAEIQARRKQLGDSLVLLHGVELNIGPAGELDYDPEFRRGFDWCLASIHDHFELDRAAQTRRVVSAMQDPSVRMIGHLSARMIGGRPPVELDLDAVFAAAEATDTALEVNGALPRLDLSVEALRRARERNVTFVLTSDAHHARELDRVTYAALNAERAWVPREKVANTWPAERLAAWAKSD, translated from the coding sequence GTGGCCGACACGAAACAGGACGTGCTCGACATGCTCCGCGACCTGGCGGAGCTCACGCTGCTAGACGAGGCCGATCCGAACTCGTTCCGCGTGCGCGCCTACGAGAGCGCGGCGCAGGCGATCGCCGCGCAGGCGACCGACCTGGGCAAGCTCACGGTGAAGGAGCTGCAGCAGATCGAGGGCATCGGCAAGAGCACGGCGGAGAAGATCCGCGAGCTGCTCGAGACGGGGAAGGTCGCGAAGCTGGAGACCCTGCGTCGGAAGCACCCGCCGGCCGTGGTCGCGCTGCTGCGCGTGCAGGGCCTCGGGCCCAAGGCGCTCGCGAAGCTGCGCGCCGAGCTGGGCGTGGCCTCGCTCGACGACCTGCGGCGCGCGCTGGCCGAGCACCGCGTGCGCGACCTCGCGGGCTTCGGCGCGAAGTCGGAGGAGAAGCTCGCGCAGTCACTCGCGCGCCTCGCCGCGCAGGGCGCGGTGGGGCGCACGCCGATCTCGGTCGCGCTGCCGCTCGCGCAGCGCATCGTGGCGCGCATGCGCGAAGTCCCGGGAGTCACGCGCGTGGAGATCTGCGGCTCCCTGCGGCGTTTCTCGGAGACGATCGGCGACGTGGACCTGGTGGTGGCGGCCGCCGACCCTGCGCCGGTCATGGAGGCCCTGGTGTCGATGAGCGTGGTCGAGCGCGTGCTCGGGCGCGGCGAGTCGAAGACCAGCGTCGTGACTCACCGCGGCACCCAGGTCGACCTGCGCGTGGTGGCCGAGCGGCAGTTCGGCGCGGCGCTGCTCTACTTCACCGGCTCCAAGGGTCACAACATCAAGCTGCGGCAGCTCGCGCTGGCGCGCGGCTGGACCTTGAACGAGTACGCGCTCTCCGAGCTCGAGGGCGGGCGCGTGGTGGCGAGCGAGAGCGAGGCCGAGATCTACGCGGCGCTGGGGCTGCCGTTCATTCCGCCCGTGCTGCGCGAGGACGCGGGCGAGCTCGAGGCCGCGGCGCGCGACGCGCTGCCCGCGCCGCTCGGACCCGTGATCGGCGATTTCCACGTACACACGACGGTGTCGGGCGACGGGCGCTCGACGCTCGACGAGGTGATCGCCGCGGCGCGCGCGCGCGGCTGCCGCGTGCTGGCGATCACCGACCACGCCGAGGGCACGCTCTCGGGCGTGGGCCGCGAGGCGCTGCTCGAGCAGCGCGCCGAGATCCAGGCGCGGCGCAAGCAGCTCGGTGACTCGCTGGTGCTCCTGCACGGGGTCGAGCTGAACATCGGCCCCGCCGGCGAGCTCGACTACGACCCGGAGTTCCGGCGCGGCTTCGACTGGTGTCTGGCCTCGATCCACGACCACTTCGAGCTCGACCGCGCGGCGCAGACGCGGCGCGTGGTCAGCGCCATGCAGGACCCCTCGGTGCGCATGATCGGTCACCTGTCCGCGCGCATGATCGGCGGCCGCCCGCCCGTCGAGCTCGACCTCGACGCCGTGTTCGCGGCCGCGGAGGCCACCGACACGGCGCTCGAGGTGAACGGCGCGCTGCCGCGGCTCGATCTCTCGGTCGAGGCGCTGCGCCGCGCGCGCGAGCGCAACGTCACCTTCGTGCTCACCAGCGACGCCCACCACGCGCGCGAGCTCGACCGCGTGACCTACGCGGCGCTGAACGCGGAGCGCGCCTGGGTCCCGCGGGAGAAGGTCGCCAACACCTGGCCAGCCGAACGGCTCGCCGCCTGGGCAAAGTCTGACTGA